The DNA sequence tgtactatttcctacattgtagaaaacATCAAAAGTAtcaaacaacacatatggaatcatgtagtaaccaaaaaactgttaaacaatattttatatttgtgattcttaaaagtagccaccctttgccttgatgaccatTTTTttgttaatgcgtttgagccaatcagttgtgttgcaaggtaggggtggtatacagaagatagtcctatttggtaaaatactaagttcatattatggcaagaacagctcaaataagcaaagagaaacgacagttcatgattactttaagacatgaaggtcaatcaatgcggacatttcaagaactttgaaagtttcttcaagtgcagccgcaaaaaccatcaagcgccatgatgaaactggctctcatgatgactgccacaggaaaggaggacccagagttacctctgctgcagaggataagttcattagagttaccagcctcagaaattgcagcccaaatacatgcttcacagagttcaagaaacagacacatctcaacatcaacttttcagaggagacgatgtgaatcaggccttcagggtgaattgctgaaaataaaccactactgaaggacaccgataggaagaagagacttgcttgggccaagaaaagtgagcaatggacattatagcggtggaaatctatcctttggtcCAAATgggatatttttggttccaaccgccgtgtctttgtgagacgcagattaggtgaacggatgatctctgcatgtgtggttcccaacttgaaggaagaggtgtgatggtgtgggggtgctttgctggtgacactgatttatttagaattcaaggcacacttaaccagcatggctaccacagcattctacacgacacaccatcccatctggtttgtgcttagtgggacagttgtttgtttttcaacaggacaatgacccaacacacccccaggctatgtaagggctttttgatcaagaaggagagtgatggagtgctgcatcagatgacctggccaacacaatcacccgacctcaactcaattgagatggtttgggatgagttggaccgcagagtgaaggaaaagcagccaacaagtgctcagcatatgtgggaactctttcaaaactgttggaaaagcattctaggtgaagctgattgagagaatgccaagaatgtctaaagctgtcatcaaggcaaaaggtggctactttgaagaatctaaaatctaaaatatatttagatttgtctaacactttttggttactacatgattccatgtgttatttcatagttttgatgtcttcactattattctacaatgtagaaaatagtacaaataaagaaaaacccttgaatgagtaggtgtgtccaaaattttgactggtacatatatatatatatatatatatatatatatttttttttaccatggttacagtctgtctgtgtgtgactcTTTGCCAGTGTCACATTCCATACAATTACAAATGTAACTGTTATAAATCTTGTCTCCTCACTATAGCTGCTCCTTTCACTTTGACCGAGATCATCACCATTGCCATGGTGGCGGCCCTGGTCATCGTGGCTGTAATCTTTGCTGCCACCACATGTGTTGTGCGCGCCCGCTCCTACAGCAAACTGGACGGCCGCCAGCCCCTGCTGGGTGAACAGTACCAACGCTATGACGACGACAAAAGCCAATCCGTGGTCTGAGCTGAATGTGAAACTACAGGGTCATGCTCATTAGGGCACAACAGAAAATGTGTAGTCGTTCCCTGTTTTTGTCCGTTTTCTTTTGTTTATTGACTAATGAACTTGATTCAGGCTTAGCTGAGTGTCACATGTTTGCAGTTATGTAATTAGATTACAAATTCATGTTTTTATCATTTCAAATGCCGTATAATATGCGTCACAAACTATATTCCGGGAGTGGTCAAATGTTGGCAATGGAGGgtggcagtgtgggtagaattaGGTGCGTTAATGCTGGTCGGGAACAAAAACCTGCACACAGCGGCCCGTCCTCTCATGGCCAAGTTTGACCACAACTGCTGTAGTCCATAAAATAGAATCTAATTGACTGTATTACTCATAATATGGAATCTAATCGACCCTGTCACTCATTCTACTGTTACTATTACGGAATGCTTTGACCTGTATAACTATAGATTCTGAGGATAACAATGATTTTCTGTAAATGTGTAAACATATTTAATTTTATTTGAATCATTTTGGTTCAAAATGGAACATTTTTAATTCCATTGAAAATATGAGTTGATTAAagaaaataaaagattaagaatTGTTCTTGTATTATTATAATTTCTGCAACACATGTGGAGTGTAATGTCATAATTCATACATAAGCACTCTCCTTAAATATAATTTAAAGAATAGAAAAACAACGGGGTCATATCTAAAAAGTTGAATAGCCTAGTTTCACACTCTGGTGTAAGTAAATGTACATTTCCATGAATTGCCACAAGGTGGTAGAAGTGAAGTTGAATACAACGTGAACAGAGTagtgagggagaggacagtgtcaATCAAGGCTAAATGTGTTGCTTTGAATACATATATGATCATTAATTAGATTGTACATTAACATTTTAGTCAGTTAGCAGACGCTGTTAtgcagagtgacttacagtagtgagtgcagacATTTTAATAGCTTGATCTACGAAAAAAGTTAGGTTAATTAGCTTTTAAAATATAGCTTTTAAAATGTATTGATTTCATTATGCTGGTATAATAAAACTGTAGCCTAATAACGATGTAGCCTACAACTATGCAAATAGGCTACAGGCCTATTGGTTTGAATTAATATACATTCAGCACGAAAGACCGCTTATTGTAACCTACTTTGCTAGCATAAAATGTAAATTTAGTCGTTTGTATGATTGAACTGATGATTAGTAAATTACTGTAGGTTACCATATGGATGTATTTTGTGCACAATTAACCAAAACATATGCTGTGACAGTTGCCTTACGATTACAGCAAACAGGCGTGGTTTCAAAGTCCCACCTGTCTGGGTTCATAAGCTCCATATGGGTGTCTCTGTGGCTGTTATCCAACTGTGCTGTTCGAGTATTGTTTCAGTGGACACGACTGACACCGGCGGACGGGACTTCCAAAACGACAATTTTTCACGGATGAGTGTAGTGGCTTTGCAGTAGGCACCATAACGGGATATGTATCTATTTTGTTGTGGATTGCACACTATATTTTGAATTGGTGAGAATAATCGAATGGGGCAACTTTGTTTTTGAATTACTTTTCTCTGCAACTGTGTGCCTATAGATAGAATTATAGAAGTCGCTTTCAACCTCGGATCTCAGACCATCCTAAAACATTCATAGACGCATACGGATAAGAAGGCTTTTCGAAAGTTTAAAACCATCAAGGCTATAACCTTTTATTTTCTTTGAACGTGAAGTCAGCGCGAGTCCTCAAGCCACTGAACCCTATAATTTGCTCTCTCGGTTGTTCCTATTGCACATTTTGAAAAACGtagcatatatatatttttttttgtttatagGCCTAGTCTTACTGTAATTCTACAATGGACGGGGAACACGTCTTACGCGATTTTAAAGATATCGAGACAAAGTTGGGTCGCAAAGTTCCTGAAAGTCTCATTCGTTCCCTTGCAGGAGGAAATAATCATCATGACAAACATGAGGATACAAAATTGGCGACACCGAAAAACCAGTCGAACTCTGCTGATTTGAAACGACTGGAGAGCAAGATGTTATTTTTGAGACAGGAAATGGTAAGTGATTGTCCCAAAGATGCGTCTATATTTACAAATATATTTAATTCAGTCTGTCCCTGTCGGTTTGGATCACTGAGTTTCTtcataccacaggaggttggtggcaccttaattgaggaGGACTGGCTCGTGGTAATAgctggagcggaattagtggaatggtttCAAACACATATTTTTCATGTGCCATTCCATTGTCTCCGTTCCAGCATTTATTATGAAacatcctcccctcaccagcctcctgtgcttcATACAGTAAGCCTTTGATAACGTTTTTTGACTACCGAAGCAGACATCCAAAACAGGTACTGTTGCAATTCGACCAGGCTTTTTCAAGTCTGTTCACTGCATTTTCAAAACCTTTCTTTATATTCAGTGATGCATTGCATTAAGTGCAATTTACACCAGCCCCCCAGTGTCTGGTCTGGAGCGTGAAGTCTCTGCTAATCGGCTACTGCATAGCAACCAATGatatatataaaccctggatttcGGAGGATATGTgttggccattgagaggctttgaacCGCTGGtcagccatattggcactccccagtaggagcagtcctTCATAGGAATGAATAAATTAAATGAATGaaacagtatttcaattaaagaCTAAATTAACATGTATTTAAGCATTTTGTTGGTGTAGTGGAAAGAGTAACATTAGTCATTTAAAATAATTCTACTTTAAGGACATTTATTAAAATatattatttcattttttaattgTATGTTTAGCGCACATaatatgcattaaggtgtctgtaataaaaCAAATTaggcaaaaacaaatgtagaatgtaaatgcatttctatagcttccaaaatatttttaacatcggtgagggagtgccaagatggaggcatggtggcttcaacacagcactCCCAGATAGTCATCTAGTGTGTATATAAATTATTGGTTGCAACGGAGTGGTGCCAAAAGCCCTGGTCTTCCTAGAAAGAATATGTAAATTAGGATCGCTAGAAAGgtggaaaaaaaaatatatatataaataaataaataatagatGGCCACTTTGGGCTCTAAAATTAGTTTATTATGATCAAGTTCTATCCTCGCAGTGAATTATTTCACAACAAATCAAGATATTTAATGAAATAGTGATCCATTATACTACTACAGGTGACGTCACACAGGGGCTGCATCTAGCAGCTCtaataatttttattttttatctagCAGCTCTAAGCAGGATGAAAATGACTACATAGACCAGGATCCTTTGCTAGTTACAGCCACCTTTGCAAATGTTTGCCATTCAACAACATGGCGTGCTTCAAATTCAAATACTACCGGTTTTCATGCGCCATCGTGAGTTTTCCAGAGGAATACGTGGATTTGTCAGGGCTTTCACTGTCTACTGGTTTTAATGTATATGAATTTATCCACGCTAACAAAAGAGCTTTCAGCTGCAGTAGTCTGGTTGTTGTCCACAAGGTTATGCTTTAGGCAATATTGAACGTTCACTGACCTATGATATCTTCACTCAGCATGTTATGCAATAACTTCCAGACGCCTGATGGCAATCCAACTTTTATTGCCCTTGTGTTCATAGGCTATACTTTTGTCTTCTCAGAAGTTTATGGATTACTTATAATTGTGATCGCATGTTAGCCCATTCATAGATGCTAACTACCGTTAGCACCTTTTGACGGTAGTATCTTCTGGCTGGGGGAGATTTGTTAAGAGCCCTGACACTTGCTATAAATGTTAACACGCATCGCTTGCGGTACGGTTCTGGAAACATAAGGAACATATCTTTCATATCagcaggaaatatatatatacagtgcattcgaaaagtatgcagaccccttcccctttttccacattttgttacgttacagccttatttaaaatgcatgaaataaaaaaaatgttcctcatcaatcgacacactaccccataatgacaaatgtaaacaggtttttagaaatattggcaaatgtattaaaaataaaaaaacaaataccttatttacataagactTAAAATTGAGCTCACGTgctgcatcctgttttcattgatcatccttgagatgtttctacaacttgattggagtccaccagtggtaaattcaaatgattggacatgatttggaaaggcacacacctgtctataggcacacacctgtcttacCCAAGAAGGCTCaacgctgtaatcgctgccaaaggtgcttcaacaaagtactgagtaaagggtcttatgtaaatgtgatatttcagttttcttTTGCTAAAATTGAATAAAAcctctttttgctttgtcattatggggaattgtgtgtaggttgatgagaaACGTgatattttaatccattttagaatacgtttgtaacataacaaaatgtggaaaaagtaaaagaTTCGGAATACTTTCTAATTGCACTGTAAGACAACAAGAGTACTCTGCTGTGTTCCCTCCCTACTATAGGGAATGCCCCATTTGGGCCATCTAAGgcttttgtgctgttgtcaccTCTTACAATCTCAATTTATTCTTTAATCCAATCAGGCTGCTCCTTATATGAAGCAGTCCCACATGAAAAAATGAATGGAACCTTTTCCGGGTTTTatattaaatgtaaaatgtaatgtaaatgttttatgaCTCATATGGTGGTACTCAACCAGTTGTCTGTATCCATGTAAATCTTGTGTATTCCtcaacaaatattgcattaaaaTGATGTATATTGTTATAACATAGGTATAAAAACATTTTGTTGAAAAAAATAGCCTATAGCCCCATTTTAGACAAAGCCCAGAATAATGAAACTTGTTTTAAGCGAAGTTCAGAAAATATCTTAAACGTAACGCTTGTAAGTATTGTTGGAGGGTGGCTAAATCAATACAGTGTAATGACTACCATCTAAAAAGCAAGCAGCAGTAAATCACATTAGCTAAACCTATCTTGTGATTCAATACCCCATTCGAACCAACTTTAATTGACACTGCTAATACTGTTGTAAAATTCCACTATGCTCCAGCTCAACATGTGTGCACACATGGAGGACGGGTTATATCAGCAAAGCAAACACTGGCAGAATTATGAGCTGAACGGGGCCTGTCGCGATCCACTCCCAAGAAATGGCTCTTTTTTATAAAGCCAGTTGTTCGGGAACATTGTATCAGACATCAGGCGTAATGCTTTTTGACTGCTGCCACTAACTATCCATTGGCGTAAATGGCTGGCTATTTGTCGCTGGTAGCCTGGGAGAATCTTTCAGAATGAGACCATAGACAACTTCCCCCCACCCCGACTCTATGGGGATTGTCATGCTGCGGTGGTAAATCAATGGTGGTACTGTATAGGCATCTGGGCGAGAATGTCCTTCTATGCAGTCACAGGCCACTACTGTTACATGCCTATGATGGAAGGATTTCCTGTGGCATCCTGTTCtgtttgtctttgtctacatgtcaTTTCCAAAGAGTAGAGTGGTGTCTTTACTATCCCCCAGGGGCAATTTGCTTTTCACTATTACCAAAATACATGCTGGTGTTGGCATCTCACAAAAATGGAATAGGaaagcaatatatatatatttttaaacaataTTGTAGGCCTACTTGTTGGAAGTGTGTTATTGTGTGACTTTATAATACATGTGGGTTTCAAGTTGTCCAGTTTCTAGTCCAAATCTATAACGATAAAGGCCTTAAATGTATCTCCTTCTCACACCAAACGCAGGCCCACCTCCGTGCCATCGATGTCAAGCTGATGCAGCAGCTAATGTCCATCAACGACGGCATCGAATCCATCAAATGGGTGATGGAGGACAAGGAGGGCCTAGCCAGTCGTGAAAGCAGCCTGACAGGCAGCCTGTACAGCCTATTGGACAGCCAAGATGACACCTCTTCACGCGGCAGCTTCACCAGTCTGCACGACGGACACAGCGATGGATTGGACGGGATATCCGTGGGCAGTTATCTGGATACGTTGGATGAGTTAGCCGAAGACCTTTCGGAACACACTTCTCCGACGGACCTTGATCTATTCTCTGATAAACCTGTTATAGAGGACGAGACTTTCAGCAAGCCAACAATGCGACTCAGAGTGGACTCCGATGAGTACTACTGCTTTGGATAGCTCTGTGTGGCTAAGAGGCTAATACAAACGCAGACAAAGACCAGAGGGTTATTTTTGCCTAGCGCTGTCAAGATTTCA is a window from the Oncorhynchus keta strain PuntledgeMale-10-30-2019 chromosome 35, Oket_V2, whole genome shotgun sequence genome containing:
- the LOC118368773 gene encoding leucine rich adaptor protein 1-like, which gives rise to MDGEHVLRDFKDIETKLGRKVPESLIRSLAGGNNHHDKHEDTKLATPKNQSNSADLKRLESKMLFLRQEMAHLRAIDVKLMQQLMSINDGIESIKWVMEDKEGLASRESSLTGSLYSLLDSQDDTSSRGSFTSLHDGHSDGLDGISVGSYLDTLDELAEDLSEHTSPTDLDLFSDKPVIEDETFSKPTMRLRVDSDEYYCFG